Within Mongoliitalea daihaiensis, the genomic segment CATTTAATATAGGAAGACGTGGTACGTCCTGCAACAACCCAACGGTTATCGTATACAGGAGCAATGCAATCGTAAGGAATTTCCACCAATTTTTTTTCATCAGCGTATTTTTTGCTAATAATTGCAAAAATACGCTATAAGTTCCTGATTACTGTGCTTTTTATCATAAACTTCCCCGCTTATTCTTTCTTACCAAGTTCCTGATTGAAAAACTGAGACAGTTTTTGTTTGTAAACCATACTGTCTGTAGGATAAACAGGGACCAAATCCTTTTTCTCAGGAAAACTCTCCATATGGAGGGTCTGTGTTGGAAATGCAAATCGAACACCCAGTACCTCTGATAATTGGACGATTTGAATTAAGATCTCATGCCTACAACGCAGCTCCTCGGGCCATGTTGGAACTTCAAAAAATATATAAAACATAATATCCTTACTGTATGAAGAAAGATTATTGAAGTAGATATTAAAGGCATCCTTTCGTGTATCGGGATGATTCAAAACGATTTCTCTTAGACCTTCCACAAAGGTTTCAACCAACTCATGAGGAGTATCATAGGTAATGGTAAGCGTAGTATAAAACCTCCGATACTTTCGCAATCCATGATTATCAATCGTAGCATCCGCAATTTTACCATTGGGGATGTAGGTTACAGAATTGCGAAAGGTCCGTATACGCGTAGATCTAAAACCCACTTCCTCTACGGTTCCATCTACGTCACCTGAAGTGATCCAATCTCCTACTTGAAAGGGCTTATCAATAAAAATCATTACCGAACCAAAAAAGTTTTTGATGGTGTCTTGAGCCGCCAAAGCAAATGCCAAACCACCAATAGATAGACCCGTTAGAAAAGGTACAATATCAACATCCAAGCCTTCTTTCAAAATAAATAAAGTACCTACGACCACCACAAAAGACTTTAAAGTCTTTCGAATCAATGGCACCAATTGGTCATCTAGCGTGGACTCTGTTTTCTCTGCAAGCTTAGCAAAGTACAAGGCAATGATGTCTACTATTTTGTAAAAAACAATAGTTAAAACAAATGGCTTGGCTGCATGAAGTATTTTAAGCACAAACGAAACTACTTCTACTGGCAATTGAAGCAATCGGATCACCAACGCAGAAACCAATAAAATCAAATAAATACTAAGCACTTTTGCTACAGGTAAAATATACCGTTCACCCAAATTCCCGTAGCCCATTCGATTAAGCGTGTAGAGAATGACGCGGTCAAAAATGAATGTGAAGAGTTTATGAGCCAAAAACAGGAGTAAAATAAATCCGAAAAGCCCAACCAATTGCCAAGTTTGAAATCCAAAATAAGTGTTAGTCCCAATCTTGGGCAGTTGGTTCATGAGTTTGTCTGTTCCAAAAGGAAAAGTAGCTTGGTGCA encodes:
- a CDS encoding mechanosensitive ion channel family protein, translated to MKRFSWIWVIICLSWNVVSAQVMIDGSPVPIDPEDYHNLQSPYTASLTFFLNLREDNFDPEAAAMALMTEELAGDVDFSELAFKLKQIFDGNGVVVKFSEIPSEASYIDTVFTNQAKYFFDSKVLPLVYLQRYENEWKFSAFTVSQIDELHQATFPFGTDKLMNQLPKIGTNTYFGFQTWQLVGLFGFILLLFLAHKLFTFIFDRVILYTLNRMGYGNLGERYILPVAKVLSIYLILLVSALVIRLLQLPVEVVSFVLKILHAAKPFVLTIVFYKIVDIIALYFAKLAEKTESTLDDQLVPLIRKTLKSFVVVVGTLFILKEGLDVDIVPFLTGLSIGGLAFALAAQDTIKNFFGSVMIFIDKPFQVGDWITSGDVDGTVEEVGFRSTRIRTFRNSVTYIPNGKIADATIDNHGLRKYRRFYTTLTITYDTPHELVETFVEGLREIVLNHPDTRKDAFNIYFNNLSSYSKDIMFYIFFEVPTWPEELRCRHEILIQIVQLSEVLGVRFAFPTQTLHMESFPEKKDLVPVYPTDSMVYKQKLSQFFNQELGKKE